Proteins encoded together in one Chryseobacterium wanjuense window:
- a CDS encoding zinc metallopeptidase, with product MTGYYIIIGISMLISWWVSSRLKSKFEYYSKVHLKNGLSGKEVAEKMLRDNGINDVQVISVPGQLTDHYNPENKTVNLSEGVYMQRNAAAAAVAAHECGHAVQHAVGYSMLQLRSRLVPVVNISSNLMQFVLIAGIAIMAATRTIHDPNGNTTVLAIGVIMFAFTTVFAFVTLPVEYDASNRAMKWLKDTGTVTSEEYAGVQDSLKWAARTYVVAAIGSLAQLLYFVSLLMGGRRN from the coding sequence ATGACAGGTTACTATATAATCATTGGAATTTCGATGCTGATTAGCTGGTGGGTTTCTTCGAGGCTGAAATCGAAATTTGAGTATTATTCCAAAGTACACCTCAAAAATGGGCTCTCGGGAAAAGAAGTTGCTGAAAAAATGCTGAGAGATAATGGTATCAATGACGTTCAGGTAATTTCTGTTCCGGGACAATTGACAGATCATTATAATCCTGAAAATAAGACGGTGAATCTTTCGGAAGGAGTTTATATGCAGAGGAATGCGGCAGCGGCGGCTGTTGCGGCTCACGAATGTGGTCACGCTGTACAACATGCGGTTGGGTATTCGATGCTTCAATTGCGATCGCGGTTAGTTCCGGTCGTTAATATAAGTTCTAATCTCATGCAGTTTGTCTTGATTGCGGGTATCGCCATCATGGCAGCGACAAGAACGATCCATGATCCCAATGGAAACACGACTGTTTTGGCCATAGGGGTGATCATGTTTGCATTTACAACAGTTTTTGCATTTGTGACGCTTCCTGTAGAGTATGATGCGAGCAACAGAGCGATGAAATGGCTGAAAGACACGGGAACCGTAACGTCTGAAGAATATGCAGGAGTGCAAGACAGCTTGAAATGGGCGGCAAGAACCTACGTCGTAGCAGCTATCGGATCACTCGCACAGCTTCTCTACTTTGTATCTTTATTGATGGGTGGAAGAAGGAATTAA
- a CDS encoding IMPACT family protein has product MQFEYKTIEKPIENTLLKEKGSKFIGFAFPVNNEEELKAALEKIRAEHPKATHHCYAFRMGLNGENYRANDDGEPSGSAGLPIYNQLLAHEITNVLVISVRYYGGTKLGVSGLVKAYKESAKITLEDANIVTRELETEIEITFNFNQQNIIFTLLSKFDAKIINFDSQEKASILARIKLKHQDEILELLSNLQFVEYKL; this is encoded by the coding sequence ATGCAGTTCGAATACAAAACCATAGAAAAACCCATAGAAAATACTTTATTAAAAGAAAAAGGAAGCAAGTTCATCGGATTTGCTTTTCCGGTAAATAATGAAGAAGAACTGAAGGCTGCGTTGGAAAAAATAAGGGCAGAGCATCCGAAGGCAACTCATCATTGTTATGCTTTCAGAATGGGACTTAATGGTGAAAATTATCGCGCTAATGACGACGGAGAACCTTCCGGAAGTGCCGGATTGCCCATTTACAATCAGCTTTTGGCTCATGAGATTACGAATGTTCTGGTGATTTCTGTCCGTTATTATGGCGGAACAAAATTGGGGGTTTCCGGTTTGGTGAAGGCTTATAAAGAATCTGCAAAAATAACTTTGGAAGATGCTAATATCGTAACCAGAGAACTGGAAACGGAGATTGAGATTACATTTAATTTTAATCAACAAAACATTATCTTCACTCTCCTCTCAAAATTTGATGCAAAAATTATCAATTTCGATTCGCAGGAAAAAGCCTCAATTTTGGCAAGAATAAAATTAAAGCACCAGGATGAAATTTTGGAGTTGCTGTCAAACTTACAATTTGTGGAATATAAATTATAA
- the ribD gene encoding bifunctional diaminohydroxyphosphoribosylaminopyrimidine deaminase/5-amino-6-(5-phosphoribosylamino)uracil reductase RibD — MQDEFYIKRCIVLAQKAIGKTYPNPLVGSVIVHNGKIIGEGYHHKAGENHAEINAINSVKDKTLIPESTIYVSLEPCAHYGKTPPCALKIKELGFKRVVIGAMDSHDKVNGKGKKIIQDAGIEAVSGILEKECIELNKRFFTYHEKKRPYIILKWAESGDGFLDKNFKPVSISNSLANQFVHQLRADEHAILVGTQTALNDNPSLTVRNVEGVNPVRILIDFELKVPQDFSIYNREAKTLVFNTIKEETQNNIQFIKIEKENFLSGLMKALYKEQIQSVIIEGGRFTLQEFIDAGLWDEAIVIKNENLKLENGTKAPEFDFEPERVENFRDNVVGFYRNR; from the coding sequence ATGCAAGACGAATTTTATATAAAAAGATGCATCGTGCTGGCTCAGAAAGCCATTGGTAAAACATATCCGAATCCTTTGGTGGGAAGCGTTATCGTGCATAATGGGAAAATTATCGGCGAAGGTTATCATCACAAAGCCGGAGAAAATCATGCAGAAATCAATGCTATCAATTCTGTAAAAGATAAAACTTTGATTCCGGAATCTACGATCTATGTTTCTCTGGAACCCTGTGCGCATTATGGAAAAACGCCGCCTTGTGCTTTAAAAATCAAAGAATTAGGATTCAAGAGAGTGGTCATCGGCGCGATGGATTCTCATGATAAAGTGAACGGAAAAGGAAAAAAAATCATTCAGGATGCCGGAATTGAAGCGGTTTCCGGGATTTTGGAGAAAGAATGTATTGAATTAAACAAAAGATTTTTCACCTATCACGAAAAGAAAAGACCTTATATTATTCTAAAATGGGCAGAATCGGGTGACGGATTTTTAGATAAAAATTTTAAGCCTGTTTCCATTTCAAATTCTTTGGCGAATCAGTTTGTACACCAGCTGAGAGCCGACGAACACGCCATTTTAGTCGGAACTCAAACTGCGTTGAACGACAATCCGAGTTTGACGGTAAGAAATGTAGAAGGGGTAAATCCGGTAAGAATCTTAATTGATTTTGAATTAAAAGTTCCGCAGGATTTCAGTATTTATAACAGGGAAGCGAAAACTTTGGTGTTTAATACCATTAAAGAAGAAACTCAAAACAATATTCAGTTTATTAAAATTGAAAAAGAGAATTTTTTATCTGGCTTAATGAAGGCTTTGTATAAGGAACAGATTCAGTCCGTTATCATTGAAGGGGGAAGATTTACTTTACAGGAATTCATTGATGCAGGTCTTTGGGATGAGGCGATTGTTATTAAAAATGAAAATCTAAAGCTGGAAAATGGCACCAAAGCTCCTGAGTTTGATTTTGAGCCGGAAAGGGTTGAAAATTTCAGGGATAATGTTGTTGGATTTTATAGAAATCGTTAA
- a CDS encoding DUF349 domain-containing protein — protein MITENNLSENEEKKDSQDVSHEETSENTVSQDENVHEEDTEHEEEHEDVDISLADALKEMEKIINAPNAGENSKKFNQLKEKANHQIHDEVEDKKHEYVDAGNAPENFSYEHPLQARFSALVNIFKEKYDTYQKGQEEEQKKNLEHRQNIIERLKNLYTNSEPGVNLFKSIREIKEDWSKAGQVAKSEFRILNNNYFHHLNQFYQMLDLNKEFLEQEYSHNLEKRQHIIQRAKELEHEPVIQKALNELQYLHKLWKEEAEPVAEEFREKTWEEFKEISNKIHERKSELSAAIESEQNANLEKKNQIIAEIKKLSEPSETPNHNYWQNSIKRVEDLRAEFLKTGSVPRKLSNQNWNDFKTTLRGFNTTKNTYYKSLKGSQQANLEEKLKLIQTAKDNQNNEEWDIAVPLFKKLQEDWKKVGHVPKSMTNKIWDEFRDACNAFFNNYREKSNASTDNWKENYKNKKTLLDELKTVSNEEGSIEKIEAIKTAWNNIGKVPRDKISINTEFNKTLREKLKLNKINELELKEEGLSENQLTDKARKIKSQISDLEAEIVKLENNLAFFKKPSRENPMLKDTFDSIDEKKAHLETLKQNLHSIIAGE, from the coding sequence ATGATTACAGAAAACAACCTTTCTGAAAACGAAGAAAAGAAAGATTCTCAAGACGTATCTCACGAAGAAACATCCGAAAACACCGTTTCTCAGGATGAAAACGTGCATGAAGAGGATACAGAACACGAGGAAGAACATGAAGATGTAGACATCTCGCTGGCTGATGCTCTGAAGGAAATGGAGAAAATCATCAATGCTCCGAATGCAGGGGAAAATTCAAAAAAATTCAATCAGCTTAAAGAAAAAGCAAATCATCAGATCCACGACGAAGTGGAAGATAAAAAACATGAATATGTAGATGCCGGAAATGCTCCTGAAAACTTCAGCTATGAGCATCCTTTACAGGCAAGATTTTCTGCATTGGTGAATATTTTCAAGGAAAAATATGACACGTACCAAAAAGGTCAGGAAGAAGAGCAAAAGAAAAACCTTGAACACCGCCAAAACATTATCGAAAGACTTAAAAATCTTTATACCAACTCCGAACCGGGTGTGAACCTCTTCAAATCGATTAGAGAGATTAAAGAAGACTGGTCAAAAGCCGGACAGGTTGCAAAATCTGAATTCAGGATTCTTAATAACAATTATTTTCACCATCTGAATCAGTTTTACCAGATGCTGGATCTTAATAAAGAATTCCTGGAGCAAGAATACAGCCACAATCTTGAAAAAAGACAGCACATTATCCAGCGTGCAAAAGAGCTTGAGCATGAGCCTGTCATTCAGAAAGCATTAAACGAATTACAATATCTTCATAAGCTTTGGAAGGAAGAAGCAGAGCCGGTTGCAGAAGAGTTCCGTGAAAAGACATGGGAAGAGTTTAAAGAAATTTCCAACAAAATTCACGAAAGAAAATCTGAACTTTCCGCTGCCATCGAGTCTGAGCAAAACGCCAATCTTGAAAAGAAAAATCAGATCATCGCAGAAATTAAAAAACTTTCTGAGCCATCTGAAACGCCTAATCACAATTACTGGCAAAACTCGATCAAAAGAGTGGAAGATCTTCGTGCAGAGTTTTTAAAAACAGGAAGTGTTCCAAGAAAACTTTCCAACCAAAATTGGAATGATTTTAAAACAACATTGAGAGGTTTTAATACAACAAAAAACACTTATTATAAATCATTAAAAGGTTCTCAACAGGCTAATCTGGAAGAAAAATTAAAACTAATCCAGACGGCAAAAGACAATCAGAATAATGAAGAATGGGATATCGCGGTTCCGTTGTTTAAAAAACTTCAGGAAGACTGGAAAAAAGTAGGACACGTTCCAAAGAGCATGACCAACAAAATCTGGGACGAATTCCGGGATGCTTGTAATGCTTTCTTCAACAATTACAGAGAAAAAAGCAATGCTTCTACCGATAACTGGAAAGAAAATTATAAAAACAAAAAAACGCTTCTTGACGAGCTGAAAACCGTTAGCAACGAAGAAGGCAGCATCGAAAAAATCGAAGCTATCAAAACTGCGTGGAATAATATCGGGAAGGTTCCGAGAGATAAAATTTCAATTAATACTGAATTCAACAAAACGTTGAGAGAGAAATTGAAATTAAACAAAATCAACGAGTTAGAACTTAAAGAAGAAGGTTTATCTGAAAATCAGCTCACCGACAAAGCAAGAAAAATCAAGAGCCAGATCTCTGACCTTGAAGCTGAAATCGTAAAACTGGAGAACAACCTGGCATTCTTCAAAAAGCCATCGAGAGAAAATCCTATGTTGAAAGATACTTTCGATTCTATCGACGAGAAGAAGGCTCATTTGGAAACTTTAAAGCAAAATCTTCACAGCATCATCGCAGGAGAATAA
- a CDS encoding shikimate dehydrogenase family protein, with translation MDSNKKLGLVGRNISYSFSKKFFEDKFQKLMLKGYSYNIFDLSEIKEVENLFSAPDLLGFNVTIPYKEKIIDYLDELSDEAQKIGAVNCVLIQNGKKTGYNTDAFGFEKTLLLHKKPHHTSAIILGNGGAAKAVKYVLDKNGISSITVSRNTEINFENLDKETVENHKIIIQCTPVGTFPNVEDCLSFPFDGLSKDHLIIDLIYNPNYTQFIINASEKGAKTVNGYYMLEQQAEKAWEIWNFQKK, from the coding sequence ATGGATTCCAACAAAAAATTAGGTTTAGTAGGAAGAAATATTTCATATTCTTTCTCAAAAAAATTCTTTGAAGACAAATTTCAGAAACTGATGCTGAAAGGATATTCTTATAATATCTTTGATCTCAGCGAAATTAAAGAAGTGGAAAATCTCTTCTCTGCTCCTGATCTTTTGGGCTTCAATGTAACGATTCCCTACAAGGAAAAAATCATTGATTACCTGGATGAACTGAGTGATGAAGCTCAAAAAATCGGTGCGGTGAACTGTGTTTTAATTCAAAACGGAAAAAAAACAGGCTACAATACAGATGCTTTCGGGTTTGAAAAAACATTGCTTCTCCATAAAAAACCACATCATACTTCGGCTATCATTCTTGGAAACGGAGGCGCTGCCAAAGCCGTAAAATATGTGTTGGATAAAAACGGGATCTCATCTATTACAGTTTCCAGAAACACAGAAATCAATTTTGAAAATCTCGATAAAGAAACGGTGGAAAACCACAAAATTATCATCCAGTGTACCCCTGTCGGAACTTTCCCCAATGTGGAGGACTGCCTTAGTTTTCCTTTTGATGGGCTTTCCAAAGACCACTTAATCATAGACTTAATCTACAATCCAAACTACACGCAATTCATCATCAATGCCTCTGAAAAAGGAGCCAAAACAGTGAATGGATATTATATGCTGGAGCAGCAGGCAGAAAAAGCGTGGGAAATTTGGAATTTTCAAAAAAAATAA
- a CDS encoding endonuclease, with product MKRTLLSFLMSFAFISAFAQIPAGYYDGTSGLTGAPLKTKLKQIITNGHVDHGYNGLWTGYQTTDIDKFYENDNSVLDIYSENPNGADPYNYTPGSNQCGNYNSEGDCYNREHIVPQSLFNEQPPMVSDIHFIRPTDGKVNGMRSNYPFGKVSTASFNSQNGSKLGNSASPGYSGTVFEPIDAFKGDVARMIFYFVTRYENQLSSFSTGNMLGDSAFPGLQTWELNQLLAWNALDPVSAAEIERNNKSYVFQGNRNPYIDHPEYVNQIWGTPIVDTEAPSVPTNLATNNPTANSISLSWTASTDNVGVAGYDIYKDGVFYATVSGTTATVSGLNPSTTYSFYIIAKDAAGNPSTSSNTATGTTLAGQPGGGSCGTETFESIPNGGNGYGLRTWTNDGITWNATDARTDQTINNKAITLRVGNLTSSSVSGGIQSLTVTTSLKFGSGAGVLNVEVNGVQVGTVPYSATTNTTTTTTINNINVTGNVVIKITNPTTNTNGPRVAIDDLSWTCYSGALGTVETIKEKSFSVYPNPVRNNELFVKGENLKTISKAQIYDLSGKLIETIENPFKNSNKINLKGLVKGNYILKTDTFSTKFIVE from the coding sequence ATGAAACGAACTTTACTCTCTTTTTTAATGAGTTTTGCCTTTATCAGTGCATTTGCTCAGATTCCTGCGGGATACTATGATGGCACATCAGGTCTTACCGGAGCCCCTTTAAAAACTAAACTTAAACAAATCATTACGAATGGTCACGTTGATCATGGATATAATGGTTTATGGACTGGTTATCAAACCACAGATATCGATAAATTCTACGAAAACGACAATTCAGTTTTAGATATTTATTCTGAAAATCCCAACGGAGCAGATCCTTACAATTACACACCTGGGTCAAACCAATGTGGAAACTACAACAGCGAAGGCGATTGCTACAACAGAGAGCATATTGTGCCTCAAAGTTTATTTAATGAACAACCCCCGATGGTTTCCGATATTCACTTTATCCGCCCAACAGATGGAAAAGTAAACGGAATGAGATCAAACTACCCTTTCGGAAAAGTAAGCACGGCTTCTTTTAACTCTCAAAACGGATCAAAACTTGGAAACTCCGCTTCTCCGGGATATTCGGGAACTGTTTTTGAGCCGATCGATGCTTTTAAAGGTGATGTTGCCAGAATGATTTTTTATTTTGTAACAAGATATGAAAATCAGCTTTCATCATTCTCTACAGGAAATATGTTGGGAGATTCTGCATTTCCCGGCTTACAAACCTGGGAACTTAATCAGCTTTTGGCTTGGAATGCCTTAGATCCTGTATCTGCAGCTGAAATCGAGAGAAACAACAAATCTTATGTTTTCCAGGGAAACAGAAATCCATACATCGATCATCCGGAATATGTAAATCAGATCTGGGGAACACCAATTGTAGATACAGAAGCGCCAAGTGTGCCGACAAATCTTGCCACAAACAATCCGACTGCCAATTCAATTTCTTTAAGCTGGACAGCTTCTACAGACAATGTAGGTGTTGCCGGTTATGATATTTATAAGGATGGTGTTTTCTATGCAACGGTTTCAGGAACTACCGCAACGGTTTCAGGATTAAATCCTTCTACAACCTATAGTTTTTATATAATCGCTAAAGATGCGGCAGGAAATCCATCAACATCTAGCAATACGGCTACAGGAACTACTCTTGCTGGGCAACCTGGCGGTGGAAGCTGCGGAACGGAAACATTTGAATCAATTCCTAACGGCGGAAACGGCTACGGATTAAGAACATGGACAAATGATGGAATTACATGGAACGCTACAGATGCAAGAACCGACCAGACGATTAACAATAAAGCTATTACTTTAAGAGTTGGAAACTTAACAAGTTCTTCCGTTTCAGGAGGTATTCAAAGTCTTACGGTGACAACTTCTTTAAAATTCGGAAGCGGTGCAGGAGTTTTAAATGTTGAAGTAAACGGCGTTCAGGTAGGTACGGTTCCTTACAGCGCTACAACGAATACTACCACAACAACTACCATCAACAATATTAATGTAACCGGAAATGTAGTTATCAAAATCACAAATCCTACTACAAATACAAACGGACCAAGAGTAGCCATCGACGACCTAAGCTGGACTTGCTACAGCGGGGCATTAGGAACGGTTGAAACCATAAAAGAAAAATCTTTCAGCGTTTATCCAAATCCTGTAAGAAACAACGAATTATTTGTAAAAGGTGAAAACTTAAAAACAATTTCAAAAGCTCAGATCTATGACCTTTCAGGAAAATTGATCGAAACTATTGAAAATCCTTTTAAAAATTCTAATAAAATTAACCTTAAAGGCTTAGTAAAAGGAAATTACATTCTTAAAACAGATACTTTCTCTACAAAATTTATTGTTGAGTAA
- a CDS encoding ABC transporter permease — MKNIAFYIASRYLLAKKGSTAVTFITWLAVGAMMVAVTAMFVIISVFSGLEDLNKDLISNLHADLTIKSSTGKTLKDFNKINAVLKSNKEIRNFSRVIEEKVYINFNGKGDIAYLRGVDSAYTKVNPIDKDVFYGAYPSFKYSNEVLMENSLDNRLSIPVASNTDYATIFMPKPGTGIINKEEDIYNKKDVLVTGVFPGKDQLDNYIISPIELTEELLNLPKHSAYQIVVKLKNSDNTDSVKQQLLSSLGKNIEIKTKEEENAAFWKMINTEKLFIYLIFALVIFITTFNLAGAIIILQLDKKEQAKSLISLGFPLSHLRRIYFYTGVLIVVSGIISGLILGTALCYFQQYTEFFKANETLPFPVKIVGKNYFIVAITASLFGFIISWVFSKISKEYITKN, encoded by the coding sequence ATGATGGTGGCAGTGACTGCAATGTTTGTCATTATTTCCGTTTTTTCGGGTCTTGAAGATCTTAATAAAGACCTGATTTCCAATCTTCATGCCGATCTTACCATTAAAAGTTCTACGGGAAAAACACTGAAAGATTTCAATAAAATTAATGCTGTTTTAAAAAGCAATAAAGAAATCCGCAATTTTTCCAGAGTTATTGAAGAGAAGGTTTATATTAATTTTAACGGCAAGGGCGACATCGCTTACCTGAGAGGTGTTGATTCTGCTTATACAAAGGTAAATCCTATCGATAAAGATGTTTTCTACGGAGCGTATCCAAGCTTCAAATATTCCAATGAAGTTTTGATGGAAAACTCTTTAGACAACAGATTATCGATTCCGGTGGCTTCCAATACAGATTATGCGACGATTTTCATGCCGAAGCCAGGAACTGGAATTATTAATAAAGAAGAAGATATTTATAATAAAAAAGACGTTCTTGTTACGGGAGTATTTCCGGGAAAAGATCAGTTGGACAATTATATCATTTCTCCTATTGAGCTTACGGAAGAATTATTAAACTTACCGAAACATTCTGCCTATCAAATTGTTGTAAAGCTTAAAAATTCCGACAACACAGATTCTGTAAAGCAGCAGCTTCTGTCATCGTTAGGAAAAAACATCGAGATAAAAACCAAAGAAGAGGAAAATGCAGCATTCTGGAAAATGATTAATACTGAAAAATTATTCATTTATCTGATTTTTGCATTGGTCATTTTCATTACGACTTTCAATTTGGCGGGAGCGATTATTATTTTACAACTTGATAAAAAAGAACAGGCAAAATCGTTGATTTCACTAGGCTTTCCTTTAAGTCATTTAAGAAGAATCTATTTCTATACGGGAGTTCTTATCGTTGTTTCCGGAATCATCTCCGGGCTTATTTTAGGAACGGCACTTTGCTATTTCCAACAGTACACAGAATTTTTCAAGGCTAATGAAACCCTGCCTTTTCCTGTAAAAATTGTCGGTAAAAATTATTTTATCGTTGCCATTACCGCTTCCCTGTTTGGGTTCATCATTTCCTGGGTATTTTCAAAAATAAGTAAAGAGTATATTACTAAAAATTAA